The genomic DNA TCCTTGAACAGGATGTTCACCCAACGGTTATCGCCCATGGATACCGGATGGCAGCTGAGAAGGCACAGGAACTTCTTCAGAAGATTGCCATTGATGTCAAGCCGAGAGATACAAAGATACTCAAGAAAATAGCCGAGACCGCAATGACCGGAAAGGGCGCAGAAGCAGCAAAAGAAAAATTCTGTGACCTTGTCGTCCAGGCAGTCACCATGGTTGCCGATGATGATGGAACGGTTGACACTGAAAATATCAAGATTGAGAAGAAAGTCGGTGGTTCAATCGAAGATTCAGAGATCGTCCTCGGAATGGTCATTGACAAGGAACGTGTCCACCCCGGCATGCCAGAAAAGGTCACCAAGGCAAAGATCATGCTCCTGAACGCTGCAGTCGAGTTCAAGAAGACTGAAGTTGACGCAGAGATCAGCATCACCAGCCCTGACCAGCTTCAGGCATTCCTTGATGAAGAAGAGCGGATGATCAAGTCCATCACCGACAAGATCATCAAGAGCGGTGCAAAAGTCCTCTTCTGTCAGAAGGGTATTGATGACATTGCCCAGCACTACCTTGCAAAAGCAGGTATCCTTGCAGTCCGCCGTGTCAAGAAGTCTGACATGGAGAAACTCAACCGTGCAACCGGTGCATCCATCATCTCCAGCATTGATGCAATCCAGGGATCTGAACTCGGATATGCAGGCTTGGTCGAGGAACGCAAGATCTCAGGCGAAGAGATGATCTTTGTCGAGGAATGCAAGAACCCCAAGGCTGTCTCCATTATCATTCACGGTGGAACTGAACATGTCGTTGCAGAACTTGACCGTGCTTTTGAAGATGCAATCCGTGTCGTCGGTGTTGTTCTTGAGGACAAGAAGTGTGTAGCCGGTGGCGGAGCTCCGGAGACTGAACTTTCGTTACGTCTTCGCGAGTATGCAGCAAGTGTAGGTGGCCGTGCTCAGCTCGCCATCGAAGCATTTGCAGCAGCCCTTGAGATCATCCCCCGCACTCTTGCAGAAAATGCCGGACTTGACCCGATTGATATGCTTGTCGAGCTCCGTGCAGCACATGAGAAGGGTCAGAAGACGGTCGGTCTCAATGTATTCGATGCAAAGCCATCAGATATGTACAAGGAAGGTGTTGTCGAGCCGCTCCGTGTCAAGACTCAGGCTATTGCAAGTGCAGCAGAAGCTGCAGTAATGATCCTGCGGATCGATGACATCATCGCTTCAGCAAAATCAGCAGCACCAGACATGCCACCAGGCGGAATGGGAGGCATGGGCGGCGGTATGGGTGGAATGGGCGATATGGGCATGGGTATGTAAATACCCCCATACCAACAAAACACTCACCCAAAAAAATTAAAATAATTACTCATGAAGGGATGACGACGTTTCTGTCGTCCCCGTCAGAATTTTTTTCACGTCTACCCAGATAATCAGTCTTTTTTCTGATTCATGTTCTTCTGAAGAACTTTCAGCCCTGATCCCTTCTTCTTCATCGAGTTTGATAATACCCTGAATATAATCGGTCAGGTGTTCATCTACTCCCTTAATATTGGTATCAATGGAATTCTCATCAATAGTGAGGACACTGTGAACCTCATCGACGATTACACCGACACTGGTATTTTCAAAGGCATCCGGAATAAGTACCATAATCTTCTGCTCTTCCCGCTTCTTAGCCGGTGTGATGCCAAGAAGATAATGCAGGTTTATAATGGTGGTAATCTCTCCCCGGAGGTTTAAGAGACCAGTAACATGGGAGGGAGCACGGGGTATTGGTGTTATTGGCAGCATCTCCACGATTTCACGTGCTATGCCGATATCCATGGCATATAATTCTCCCCCTAACTCAAATTCCAAAATATCTACAACCATACCTGAAGATTGATCTATTCTTCAGGGGTTTGAACTTTTGGGAATGCAAAATAATGACAATACGTGAACCCGAAAACAGTGATGAATGCTGACAGTAATTAATCAGGGAATGTGTAAATGCAGGAGAATAACACCTGCCTGTATGTGCTGAACCAAACCCCCCGGATATCTCATGCCTGATATGTTCACACAAGTTCCCTGACAATATTTCATTCTTTTATGGCCAATATATAAACCTTCGTTACTATTTTTTAAAAATACAGACCAGACATCGGATAATTGATCTTCCCCTATCAGATATGAAAACACAGAAAGGGGGTATTATTAGACTTAAAATTGCATTTAAATAATAAATTGAAATTTTTATGATGAAAGCATCTTTTTCAGAATATATAAGAATAGTATTATAAGTAACTTACAGATGATTCAAAACCTGACAATTTCCCTGATAACTGATAATACGCGCAGATAAACATAATAATTCAGATACACATAATGACTCTTACGGCACTAGATTCATACCATCTGAAAAGTTCAAAAAGGAACACTTTTCATCTTCACAGAGAAAGGAGTATTATTCATAATGATGACAGGGGCTATCTCAAAAGGGATGGATTATGGCTGGAAATCCAATTAAGGTATTATTTGTTGAGGACAATGAGGATCATGCCTTCCTAATTATTCATGAACTGAAAAAGGGAGGATATGATCCTACATTAAAACGGGTTGATACCATAGAAGATGTCAGGTCTTCTCTGGATTCAAATGAGTGGGATGTCGTTCTCTGTGATTACAGTCTGCCAGGGTTTAATGGTGTGGATGTTATTGAGGAGTACCGGAAAAGAAACCTTGATTACCCCTTTATTATCGTCTCAGGAGAGATTGGTGAAGATACTGCGGTCACCCTGATGAAACGCGGAGCACATGATTATGTGTTCAAAGGCAATCTCTCCCCGCTTGTTCCAGTCATCGAACGTGAAATCAGAGAGGCTGAAAACCGCCATAAAAGACGGGAGATTGAAGAACTGCAGCGTGCAGAGGCGATAAAATTCAGGGCTATGATCGACTCCTCGTATGATGCCATCACCCTCTTTGATAACGATACCCTTATTGAGTGCAATGCAACAACCCCGAAGATATTCAGGGTTCCTGACTCACAATCCATACTGGGAGCCTCAATATACTCACTCGCCCCTGAAAACCAGGCAGATGGTTCATCATCGAGAATCTTTTTTAACAAGGCTTTTACCGCTGCAAAACAGGGCATCCCCCAGGATCTTGAATGCATCCTGAACCGGTTTGATGGTACATCCTTTGATGTCGAACTTACCCTCACATTACTTACCCTCCCCGAAGGCCCGAGAATCCAGGCAACCTTCCGTGATATCAGCGAACGGAAAAGAGCAGAACGTGAGATGCATGACCAGATGGAGACTATCAAAGAACTCCAGCAGCAGGAGATGACCATGATCAATCAAAACCCGCTCCCCCTTCTGCTCATGGACCTGCAATTGCACATTCTGAAGGTGAACGCATCCTTCATTGAGATGAGCGGGTACACCGAACAGCAGCTCCTTTCCATGCGTGCCAATGATTTCAAGGTACTTGAAAAAACCGGTCAGGGGCTTCGTGATGCATTGAAGTCAAAAAAAGCAGTAACCGGCCAACTCATCGTGGAATTTCCGGCAGGCATTCACCATATTGAACAAGATATCATCCCACTTCTTGACAAGCACCACGAAGTTGTCAGTATCATGTCCACATACAAGGACAAGACAAACGAGATCAAAAAGGAACAGGAGATTCAGCGTATGATTAAGGAGGCAGAAGAGCATGCCAACCTCCTTGATCTTGCTGCAAAAGATATCGGTGAAGCGTTTGCCCTTGTTTCAAAGGGAGACATGACAACTGAAATATTAAAACGTGAGAATGATCCGCTCATTGCCGTAAAAGAGAACGCAAATAAGACCATTGCAGCCCTTCGGAAGGCATTGCAGGAGGTCAGCAGAGTTTCAACCAGTGTTTCGGAGAACATGGGGGAGATTAGTAAAGGATCATCTGACATCGCGAGGGCAACCCAGGCAGTTGCCAAAACAACCATGGAGTCTTCAGAAATTGGTAAGAACCTCATCGCCC from Methanospirillum hungatei JF-1 includes the following:
- the thsA gene encoding thermosome subunit alpha; translated protein: MATQLGGQPILILKEGSSRTRGRDAQGMNIAAAKAVANAVRTTLGPKGMDKMLVDTIGDVVITNDGVTILKEMDIEHPAAKMMVEIAKTQDDEVGDGTTTAVVIAGELLKRSEELLEQDVHPTVIAHGYRMAAEKAQELLQKIAIDVKPRDTKILKKIAETAMTGKGAEAAKEKFCDLVVQAVTMVADDDGTVDTENIKIEKKVGGSIEDSEIVLGMVIDKERVHPGMPEKVTKAKIMLLNAAVEFKKTEVDAEISITSPDQLQAFLDEEERMIKSITDKIIKSGAKVLFCQKGIDDIAQHYLAKAGILAVRRVKKSDMEKLNRATGASIISSIDAIQGSELGYAGLVEERKISGEEMIFVEECKNPKAVSIIIHGGTEHVVAELDRAFEDAIRVVGVVLEDKKCVAGGGAPETELSLRLREYAASVGGRAQLAIEAFAAALEIIPRTLAENAGLDPIDMLVELRAAHEKGQKTVGLNVFDAKPSDMYKEGVVEPLRVKTQAIASAAEAAVMILRIDDIIASAKSAAPDMPPGGMGGMGGGMGGMGDMGMGM
- a CDS encoding chemotaxis protein CheW produces the protein MVVDILEFELGGELYAMDIGIAREIVEMLPITPIPRAPSHVTGLLNLRGEITTIINLHYLLGITPAKKREEQKIMVLIPDAFENTSVGVIVDEVHSVLTIDENSIDTNIKGVDEHLTDYIQGIIKLDEEEGIRAESSSEEHESEKRLIIWVDVKKILTGTTETSSSLHE
- a CDS encoding methyl-accepting chemotaxis protein, which produces MAGNPIKVLFVEDNEDHAFLIIHELKKGGYDPTLKRVDTIEDVRSSLDSNEWDVVLCDYSLPGFNGVDVIEEYRKRNLDYPFIIVSGEIGEDTAVTLMKRGAHDYVFKGNLSPLVPVIEREIREAENRHKRREIEELQRAEAIKFRAMIDSSYDAITLFDNDTLIECNATTPKIFRVPDSQSILGASIYSLAPENQADGSSSRIFFNKAFTAAKQGIPQDLECILNRFDGTSFDVELTLTLLTLPEGPRIQATFRDISERKRAEREMHDQMETIKELQQQEMTMINQNPLPLLLMDLQLHILKVNASFIEMSGYTEQQLLSMRANDFKVLEKTGQGLRDALKSKKAVTGQLIVEFPAGIHHIEQDIIPLLDKHHEVVSIMSTYKDKTNEIKKEQEIQRMIKEAEEHANLLDLAAKDIGEAFALVSKGDMTTEILKRENDPLIAVKENANKTIAALRKALQEVSRVSTSVSENMGEISKGSSDIARATQAVAKTTMESSEIGKNLIAHMEDITNKISNLSASNEEITSTSQEVLRHARDVATRGNEAQTLGNEANNKMSLVMKIAQESVEDIDELNSQIREINKIVKMINDIAGQINLLALNAAIEAARAGDAGRGFAVVAGEVKNLAADARKATDHIGDVITAIQRSSEKTSTAIRSSHSEIAVGVESVNKTIESLNIMVSGASEVTRDMGEIVRAIEDQANIATAIVNTAQEGISLTSENLTQIEELSALAESVSASVQEINSAIIEVEGLSGELRTQIQAFKI